AAATCGCGGAAGCCGGCAATGACCGACCCGAAGATGACCGGCAGTGCCTGGATCATGCTGATAATCCCGCCCGCCGCCACGGCGCCCGCCCCGATGTACAGGACGTATTCCTGGCGGATCGCCGAAACGCTCATGTTCTTGATGAGGCCTTTGTCCGCCGTCTGCTGGGAGGCGGCCGCCGCGCCGCCGGCCAGGGCCCCGAGGGGGTTCACGTCCGCCACCTGCATTTTGGCCGGCGCGAGTGCGTGGTCCAGGGAATCGCCGAAGTAAACGATCGTCGGCACCAGCACGAGGTACGCGAGCACCCCGCCGGCAGCCATGATGCAGGCGATCCGCGGCCCGATGATGTACCCGACCCCGAGCAAAGGGGCGGACATCTCGCACCCGAGCACCCCGCCCTTGAGCCCGACGGTCGCACCCGCCGGGGTGGTGGTAAACAGATTCTTCTCCGCCACTTCCCTAAACAGCTTGAAAGCCTGCATCAGGAACTGGAAAACGAACCCGAACCCGAACCCGACGAACAACATCTGAGCCGTCGACCCGCCCTTCTCGCCGGCAATGAGTACCTCCGCGCAGGCCGTCCCTTCGGGGTACTTCAGTTCCCCGTGCTTCTTGACCACGAACGCCCGGCGGAGGGGAATCATCATCAGGATGCCGAGCAACCCGCCGAGGACCCCGACGGTCATGACCCGGACGACGTGGATGTCGAACCCGAGGACCAGCAGCGCCGGCATCACCAGGCCGACCCCGAACGCGATCGATTCGCCCGCGCTGCCGGTGGTCTGGACGATGTTGTTTTCGAGGATGGTCGCCCGCCGCAATCCGAGAACCCGCGAGAAGAGGCGGAACAGGGTGATCGCGAGCACGGCGACCGGGATCGACGCCGAGATCGTCAGCCCGACTTTCAAGACCAAGTAAATGGACGAGGCCCCGAACACGATTCCGAGGAGGGCTCCGATCACGACCGGAGCGAGTGTGAATTCGGGCGGCGACTCGTCGTCGGGGACGAACGGCCGGAACGCCACGGGTTGATCGGGCGGGGCAGACATCAGTGCGTCTCGGGTGCCAGGGGTTGTGCTACGAGGAGATAGGTTCGCCGCCCGCGTGGGGTGTGGCAAGTGCAAAAGCGGGCAGCCGATTGCGCGGGCAGAAGTCGACGTGTTTAACCTGGTTACCGAGAATGTCTGGAAGACCTCGCCGGTTGTCGCAACCTCACGTCCCTCGATCTAGCGGACACGCAGATTACAGACGACGGATTGAAGCGCCTGGCCTCCCGGACAAACCTTAACAGGTTGAGTTTAACGTTGAGCGAGGTGACCGACGCGGGCGTACAGGAACTGGCCGCCCTTAAACGGCTTACGGTCCTGAAGTTATCCCACCAAGGCCACCAAAGCTGGTATCGATAAGCTCCAGAACGCACTCCCGTCGCGTCTGATTTTGTTACTGCCATGAACGACGCGCCAGACCACTTCGCGGTTGTAGTGATCAAAGGCAACGGAAATATCCTGGCCCCGAAGACGAACTGATCGTCGCGGCTCGTGGGTGACGTCCGGAAACCTAAGCCCTTCCCTCTTAGGATCTATAACGGTCGTGTCATACCACTGGTAAAGAACGCCCCGTACCGAGGGGCATTGTCGACGTGAAGGTTGGTGGTCGAGACAACAAGCGAACAAGTGGTCCTTCCGCATCACGGCTTCTCAAACAACTTCGGCACTTCCTTCAACACCCCACCCACCTGCTCCGCGTTCAGTTCGCCCGGCTTGAATGTGAGGTTCGCCACCACTTTCTGTTTCACGAACAGGATCACGGTCACGTCCGCGGCGGGATTCAACTTGTAAGCGGGCGGCCCGTCCGCGTCTTCAAGCGCGCCGACCGGGACGGCTTTCAACCCCTGCCGCTGAGCCCACTTGGCCAGTACGTCCAGGTCGGCCGTCTCGGTCAGGTGCGTCATCCACACCTTGAGGCCGGCATCCTTCCGCTTGGCGACTTCGGTGTCGAGCCCGGCAAGCAATTTCCCGAGTGGATCGCTCAGCGACCGGGCGAAGACGACGACCGTCGGCTTGTCCGCCTGTTCGCAGACGTAACAGGTCTGCTGCCCGCGCTGGGGGCCGGTCGCCACGAGGAAGCTGTACGGCCCCGGACGTTGCCCCACCGGAAGGCCGGGCGTGAGAGGAGCGGCCGGGAACGACAATGCCAGGGCCAGAGTGAGGGTCGGAAGGCTCATGGTGTGAATCGGTGAATGTCGTGTAGTGGTGAAATCGCGTGTGTGGTGATTGTTCGCCGAAAGCCGGGTTACTCGCCGGCCGCCACTTCGGTCGCTCCCGCGACGTGGCTCGCCCGCCGGGCGTAGTCATCGCGCAATGCGTCGAAGTCCTTGGAGTCGGCCTTGGCCCAGCAACGGCGGGCGACCTTCAGGAACCGCTCGGCCTCCTCGGTCCGTCCACGGCGGACGTTCAGCGCCCACATTCCGAGTGCCCCGCGGACGCTGCCCGCGTCGTGGGCGAGAGCTTCCTGGAACGCCTCCTCGGCCTCGGCGGGCAAGCCCGCTTCGAGGGCCGCCGTCCCCCAGACCTCCATGTAATACGCGCCGCCGCCCCAGGCGTGGTGGGCGAAGTCGTCCTTGGTTTTGTCGATCGTCCGGCGGAGGAGTTTGACGCCGGCTTCGCCCTGCCCCGTCGCGCACAGGAGCCGCCCGCTCGCTTCCCAGAGTCGGAGTTCTTGCTGCTTGTTGCCGCGCTGCTTGGACTGACCGAGTTGCCGCATCACGTCGACTTCCGCCGTCGCCCGTTTGGTGTCGCCCTGGTCGAGGGCGAGCAGGGCGGCGTGGTAGGCGGCGTTGAACTTGTCCCCCTTGCGGTGGAAGTCGACGATCTGCTGCGCGGCGGCCCAGTCTCGTTGCCCGAGGGCCATGCGGAACCACTCGCCGCGGAAGTGCTGGTTGTACCCGACCGCTTCCTTCTGGATCGCCTTGGCCTCCGCGAACCGCCCGTCGTGAACGAGGGCGCGGGTCAGGGTTTCCATGTGGTGGAAGAACTGGTGGTCGTCGGCCGGCTTGACGTTCGCCTGCTTGTGGTACGCCCGTTCGAGTTCGACCGCCTTCGCGCTCCAATCGGTCGTCGGCTTCCACTTCCCAATCCGCATGGCGAGGTGGGCCTGCATGTGCAGCGCGTGCGGGATGCCGGGCGACGACTTGATGTACCCCTCGGCGAACGGCCAGCCCAGCGCGGGTCGTCGAATGTTCTCGTAGAAGTGGACGAGTTCGTGATTGGCCCCGGGGTTGAGCGGGTTGATCCGGAGTAGTGCCTGGTAGATCGGCGCGGAGGCGTTCGGCCCCTCCGCGATCTGGGCCCGCCAGAACCAGCCCTCTTCGTCGTCGCCGTAGAGGGTCAGGAGTTCGTCGAGGGACGCCTGCGCCTTCTTCTTCCGTTCCTCCGGTCCGACCCCGGGTAGCATCCCCTTCTCTTGCAATTTCGCCTGAATAAGGAGCTGCTCCCGCGGGCCGGCTTTGGGCATGAGTTCCTTCGCCTTGTCCAGCGCGTAATCGCGGGGCGACTTGGTGTACTGGTCGGGCAACTTCCCCTGGCCGGCCGCGCCGATCACCGCCAGAAGCGGCGCGGCAGCCGGCTTGTCGCCCTTGCCCCACTTTTCGAGCGAGCGGTGCAAACCGAGCCACGCGTAGGCACAGTTCGGGTCGTGCCGCAGTGCTGTCTCAAAGCAACGAGCGGCTTCCATCCAGACGTACGAGTAGTAATACCCGAACGCCTGGTCGCAGAACGTCTGACACTCCGGCGAGGTCGTACTCACGTGGTACGAGTACACACAGAGGTCCGGCACCGCACGAGCCGGAGCGAGCCCGGTGAGCGGCATGGCACCCGGCGCGGGCGCGGCTCCGGAGTTCTGCGACCACCCGAAGCCGCTCAAGAAGATTAGCAGTCCGATCAAAGCGCGGTGCATGGCATGGCATCTCGGCAACGCGGAGAGGCGAGCAAGATGAAAGCTTACCGCACCGGACAGCGCGACGGAAGGGGCGGAACGCAAGTCTTGACCCGCAAATCTGTTTCGCGGGCGGCGCCTTGAAACTCATGAGAGTTCACTCACTTCAGTGGTTCCGGCGTGCGATCACAGTCAACCGCGCTCGGCGGGAGTCTCCGGACCGCGCCGATTCGCCGACCGCAGGTCATCCTCCCCACGACCCCACGGCCCTCTCGGGGTCCGTCACCTCGCGAACGGCGGGGTCGGAGACCCGCTCCGAGCGCCGGTGTAGCGCGTAACAGACGAGTCGGTGCTGAATTGAGACATGACGAAACCGGGTGTGTCGGGGCAGGCGGAGACGTGCGATTGTGACCCGGCCGCGGCGCGGGGTCAACGGGCAAACGCGAACGCGCCGAACCGATCGCGTTCGCGACGAATAACGATGATCCGCTTCAGGGCCCCGAAGTCGTGCGGAACGTCCGGCGGTACTCGCCGGGGGTTAACCCGGTCGTCAACCGAAACTGCCGCGTGAACGAACTCTGGTCGGCGTACCCGCACGCCAAGCCGATCTCGACAATCGCACGGTTTGTGTCGCGGAGTTGCTCGGCGGCCGAATCCATGCGGAGCTTGAGCAGTAGCTGTCCGGTCGTCAACCGAAACAGGTGGCGAATTTTTTGGTCGACTTGATAAGCGGACAATCCGGCGACGCCCCCCAACTCGTCGGCCGTCAGTCGGCGGTCCAGGTGATCGCCCGCGTACTTCACGGCCGCGGCCACACTTTCGTACTCGCCCGCGGTCTCGTTGGGTTGGTGGAGGTCGTGGGACACCCCGACCAACCCGACGACCCTCTCGTCGGCACTCCGGAGCGGGAACTTGTCGGTCAGACACCACCCGGTCATGCCGGTCGGGTACAGGTGTAATTCGAGTTGGTTGAGGACCGGCTTCCCTGTGCGCAGAAGTCGCATGTCCTGCTCCCAGAACGTCCGCCCGAGGGGCGGCGGGAACGCCTGCTCGGCCGACTTTCCGAGTAAGGCCCTCTTGTCCTTCAGCCCACACCTCTCGGCCAGCGTTCGGTTCACAACGACGTATTCTGCACGCTCGTTCTTCACGAAGAACACGACCTCGACCAGGCAGTCGAACACCGTTTCGGCCGTGAACGGTTCGGCCAGTAGGGAGAACAGGCGGCGAACCGCGTCGGGAGAAGACATGTAAAAAATCCCGGGGAATGTGCGCCGAATCTAATTCCGGTCGAGCCTTCTGTCAATACCCGGGGCGGGTGTGAGATTAAACTACATTCACATTTAACCCGACCTCCTCGGCACTCTCAAAGTAGACCATGCGCATGGAATTCAGTTGGGCTGGTGTGTTCCCGGCCGCCACCACTCAGTTCCGACAAGACCTGTCACTCGACCACGAGGCGACGGCCCGTCATCTCGAAGCGTTAATCGCTTCCGGGGTGAGCGGGTTGGTCGTGTGCGGGTCGCTCGGGGAGAATCAGGTACTCGACCCGGACGAGAAGCGGGCCGTGGTGGCGACCGCCGTCCGGGCGGCCCGCGGGCGGGTGCCGGTGGTGGCCGGGGTGGCCGAGGCGTCGACCGTCGCCGCGG
This portion of the Fimbriiglobus ruber genome encodes:
- a CDS encoding tetratricopeptide repeat protein, with translation MHRALIGLLIFLSGFGWSQNSGAAPAPGAMPLTGLAPARAVPDLCVYSYHVSTTSPECQTFCDQAFGYYYSYVWMEAARCFETALRHDPNCAYAWLGLHRSLEKWGKGDKPAAAPLLAVIGAAGQGKLPDQYTKSPRDYALDKAKELMPKAGPREQLLIQAKLQEKGMLPGVGPEERKKKAQASLDELLTLYGDDEEGWFWRAQIAEGPNASAPIYQALLRINPLNPGANHELVHFYENIRRPALGWPFAEGYIKSSPGIPHALHMQAHLAMRIGKWKPTTDWSAKAVELERAYHKQANVKPADDHQFFHHMETLTRALVHDGRFAEAKAIQKEAVGYNQHFRGEWFRMALGQRDWAAAQQIVDFHRKGDKFNAAYHAALLALDQGDTKRATAEVDVMRQLGQSKQRGNKQQELRLWEASGRLLCATGQGEAGVKLLRRTIDKTKDDFAHHAWGGGAYYMEVWGTAALEAGLPAEAEEAFQEALAHDAGSVRGALGMWALNVRRGRTEEAERFLKVARRCWAKADSKDFDALRDDYARRASHVAGATEVAAGE
- a CDS encoding helix-turn-helix domain-containing protein; the protein is MSSPDAVRRLFSLLAEPFTAETVFDCLVEVVFFVKNERAEYVVVNRTLAERCGLKDKRALLGKSAEQAFPPPLGRTFWEQDMRLLRTGKPVLNQLELHLYPTGMTGWCLTDKFPLRSADERVVGLVGVSHDLHQPNETAGEYESVAAAVKYAGDHLDRRLTADELGGVAGLSAYQVDQKIRHLFRLTTGQLLLKLRMDSAAEQLRDTNRAIVEIGLACGYADQSSFTRQFRLTTGLTPGEYRRTFRTTSGP